From the genome of Halomonas sp. MCCC 1A13316, one region includes:
- a CDS encoding MATE family efflux transporter produces the protein MLPDSIRRRRILSLAVPIIAAMLTQSLINLIDAALVGSLGDVPLAGVGIGGYGMFLVTAVVFGLSSGVQAQTAWRHGEQAWQLRALPLNAGLIIALLISLPVTLLCLWQAPRLMALLNPDVAVNAVAVDYFRWRVLSLVAVAMIFCFRGYWNGIEQSGLYLRIMLMMHVVNVAASIGLIFGHLGLPAMGAAGAGAGTTLSLFVGLGLWVLLSFRRAVPNGFLTSLSQRPALLATLRLAAPHSFQQLWFAAGYAVLFCILGRIDTASVAVGHVLVNLSLLLILPGVGLGMAAMSLVGQSLGQQDHSDAHRWGWDVVRLAWLCLAALALPLAAFPDQVLGIFLHDRELIALARFPLQLTAVMIVLDAAALVLGQALLGAGANRTVMTTTLTLQWLVFLPLAWWVGVVMEAGLLGIWWVQLGYRCLNSLWFAVIWQRRQWLRLQV, from the coding sequence ATGCTACCCGACTCGATCCGCCGCCGGCGTATTCTGAGCCTCGCCGTGCCGATCATTGCCGCGATGCTGACCCAGAGCCTGATCAACCTGATCGATGCGGCCCTGGTCGGCTCGCTCGGCGATGTGCCCCTGGCCGGCGTGGGTATCGGCGGCTATGGCATGTTCCTTGTTACCGCGGTGGTGTTCGGGCTCTCTTCGGGCGTGCAGGCGCAGACCGCCTGGCGACACGGCGAGCAGGCCTGGCAGCTGCGTGCCCTGCCGCTCAATGCGGGATTGATCATTGCGCTGCTGATATCGCTTCCCGTCACCCTGCTCTGCCTGTGGCAGGCGCCACGGCTGATGGCGCTTCTCAATCCCGATGTGGCAGTGAATGCCGTGGCAGTGGACTACTTTCGCTGGCGGGTGCTGTCGCTCGTTGCCGTGGCGATGATCTTCTGCTTCCGCGGCTACTGGAACGGCATCGAGCAGAGCGGGTTATACCTGCGCATCATGCTGATGATGCACGTCGTAAACGTGGCAGCCAGCATCGGCCTGATCTTCGGCCACCTGGGCCTACCGGCCATGGGGGCGGCTGGTGCCGGCGCGGGAACCACCCTTTCGCTGTTCGTGGGCCTTGGGCTCTGGGTGCTGCTCAGCTTCCGCCGCGCCGTGCCCAATGGGTTTCTCACTAGCCTGTCCCAGCGCCCTGCGCTCTTGGCCACCCTGCGCCTGGCGGCGCCGCACTCCTTTCAGCAGCTCTGGTTCGCCGCTGGTTACGCGGTGCTGTTCTGTATCCTGGGCCGAATCGACACGGCAAGCGTCGCCGTGGGCCATGTACTGGTGAACCTGTCGCTGCTGCTGATCCTGCCTGGCGTGGGGCTGGGCATGGCCGCGATGAGCCTGGTCGGCCAGTCGCTTGGGCAGCAGGACCATAGCGATGCACACCGCTGGGGTTGGGATGTGGTGCGCCTGGCCTGGCTATGCCTGGCCGCCCTGGCGCTGCCCCTGGCGGCGTTTCCCGATCAGGTGCTGGGTATTTTCCTGCATGATCGAGAACTGATTGCCTTGGCTCGCTTTCCGCTGCAGCTCACCGCGGTCATGATCGTGCTGGATGCGGCCGCCTTGGTGTTGGGGCAGGCCCTGCTCGGTGCCGGCGCCAATCGCACCGTGATGACCACCACGCTGACTCTGCAATGGCTGGTCTTCCTGCCGTTGGCCTGGTGGGTCGGCGTGGTCATGGAGGCGGGGTTACTGGGGATCTGGTGGGTACAGCTCGGCTATCGCTGCCTGAACTCTCTCTGGTTCGCGGTGATCTGGCAGCGCCGCCAGTGGCTGCGGCTACAGGTATGA
- a CDS encoding nitrite/sulfite reductase, producing MYRYDTHDQTLVNERVAQFRDQMNRYLAGRISDEEFLPLRVQNGLYVQRYAPMLRIAIPYGMLASYQLRKLGDLARDFDRGYGHFTTRTNLQLNWPKLETVPDMLAELASVQMHAIQTSGNDIRNTSSDQFAGIAEDEEVDPRPWCELIRQWSTFHPEFTYLPRKFKIAVTGSVEDRAAIQVHDVGLRLWRDDQGEVRVKVLAGGGLGRTPMIGEVVREDLPWQHLLTYLEALVRVYNQFGRRDNKFKARIKILVKALGVEEFRRRVDAEWAHLKDGPQTLTREAIEAMHSHFVDPERRVISEEAIADFERLRGENRAFARFVTNNMHGHKVPGYKAVTLSLKRSGHSPGDLTWEQMHQVADLADEFSYGEIRVTHEQNLVLADVAVDRLEALWQRLQELGLANPTVGTLADLICCPGGDYCALANAKSIPVAQAIQERFEDIDYLYDLGPLDLNISGCMNACGHHHVGHIGILGVDKKGEEWYQISLGGAQGNESSLGKILGPSFDRESVPEVIDKVLQVYVGERAEGETFIETYRRVGLKPFKERVYA from the coding sequence ATGTATCGCTACGACACACATGATCAGACTCTGGTCAATGAACGCGTCGCCCAGTTTCGCGACCAGATGAACCGCTATCTGGCCGGCCGGATCAGCGACGAAGAATTTCTGCCGCTGCGCGTGCAGAACGGACTCTATGTCCAGCGTTACGCGCCCATGCTGCGCATCGCCATTCCCTACGGCATGCTGGCTTCCTATCAGCTACGCAAGTTGGGTGATCTGGCGCGTGACTTCGACCGCGGCTACGGGCACTTCACCACCCGTACCAATCTGCAGCTGAACTGGCCGAAGCTGGAAACGGTGCCCGACATGCTGGCCGAGCTTGCCAGCGTGCAGATGCATGCGATCCAGACCAGCGGCAACGACATTCGCAACACTTCTTCCGACCAGTTCGCCGGCATCGCCGAGGACGAAGAGGTCGATCCGCGCCCCTGGTGCGAGCTGATTCGCCAGTGGTCGACCTTCCATCCCGAGTTCACTTACCTGCCGCGCAAATTTAAGATTGCCGTGACGGGCTCCGTGGAGGATCGTGCCGCCATTCAGGTACACGACGTAGGCTTGCGCCTGTGGCGTGACGACCAGGGCGAGGTACGCGTCAAGGTACTGGCCGGCGGCGGACTTGGCCGCACACCGATGATCGGCGAGGTGGTGCGCGAAGACCTGCCATGGCAGCATCTGCTGACTTATCTGGAAGCACTGGTACGCGTCTACAATCAGTTCGGCCGCCGCGACAACAAGTTCAAGGCGCGCATCAAGATTCTGGTCAAGGCGCTGGGCGTCGAGGAGTTCCGCCGCCGGGTCGACGCCGAATGGGCGCACCTCAAGGATGGTCCCCAGACGCTGACCCGCGAAGCGATCGAGGCGATGCACTCGCACTTCGTCGACCCCGAGCGGCGCGTCATCAGCGAGGAGGCGATCGCCGATTTCGAGCGCCTGCGTGGCGAGAACCGTGCCTTCGCCCGTTTCGTAACTAACAACATGCATGGCCACAAGGTGCCGGGCTACAAGGCCGTCACGCTATCCCTCAAGCGCAGCGGTCACTCTCCCGGCGACTTGACCTGGGAGCAGATGCACCAGGTCGCCGACCTGGCCGACGAGTTCAGCTACGGTGAGATCCGCGTCACCCACGAGCAGAATTTGGTGCTGGCCGACGTAGCCGTGGATCGCCTGGAGGCGCTCTGGCAGCGTCTCCAGGAGCTCGGCCTGGCCAACCCGACCGTGGGTACCCTGGCCGACCTGATCTGCTGCCCCGGCGGCGACTACTGCGCTCTGGCCAACGCCAAGTCGATCCCGGTCGCCCAGGCCATCCAGGAGCGCTTCGAGGACATCGATTACCTCTACGATCTGGGGCCGCTGGACCTCAATATCTCGGGCTGCATGAACGCCTGCGGCCACCACCATGTCGGTCACATCGGCATTCTCGGCGTCGACAAGAAGGGCGAGGAGTGGTATCAGATCTCGCTCGGCGGTGCCCAGGGCAACGAATCGTCGCTAGGCAAGATCCTGGGCCCCTCGTTCGATCGCGAGAGCGTGCCCGAGGTCATCGACAAGGTGCTGCAGGTCTACGTCGGCGAGCGTGCCGAGGGCGAGACCTTCATCGAGACGTATCGCCGTGTCGGCCTCAAGCCTTTCAAGGAGCGGGTATATGCCTGA